Proteins co-encoded in one Xanthomonas campestris pv. badrii genomic window:
- the infB gene encoding translation initiation factor IF-2: MSQQTTIRKLAELVNTPVDKLLVQLAEAGMKFSGPDQVVTSTEKMKLLGFLRRTHGKADTPAEAASEAAKKITLNRRKLQEVTVNAGRTKTTVNVEVRQKRTYVKSENEGSGRAAPMTPDEERADILRKLEESRQRNLEEQQRLAESDRVRDEAIQRKREEEQAAKDRAEAERKAAEEAAAAASAPAPVADAPTPSAAAPAARSAASPSSAPRAARPAGASPASRPAAPARADDRSNAAKHKTRGSHVMVAGVEDDDATKRFAGQLHLSAADRARRSNVRGKPTGRPGSSSSRRGNDGGRGGNQGNTGPHGFERPTAPVVREVAIGETITVADLAQKLALKGGDVVKALFKMGVMATITQTIDHDTAALVTEELGHKAVRADNADFEDALLAHAEDAQGEATPRPPVVTIMGHVDHGKTSLLDYIRRTKIASGEAGGITQHIGAYHVETGRGVISFLDTPGHAAFTSMRARGAKITDIVVLVVAADDGVMPQTKEAVAHARAAGVPLIVAVNKIDKTGADPLRVKNELLAENVVAEEFGGDTQFIEVSAKVGTGVDTLLDAISLQAEVLELKAVAEGRASGTVIESSLDKGRGPVATVLVQQGALKRGDYLVCGIQYGRVRALFDETGHQPASAGPSIPVQVLGLSGVPEAGDDFVVVDDERLAKDVAQQRETKRRESRLVASATNRMEDILAQMGKGEGQQVLNLVIKADVQGSVEALKQSLVALSNEDIRINVIHSGVGGITESDANSAAASKATIIGFNVRADASARKIVESNGIDLRYFSIIYDVIDQVKQVASGLLGVEIREEIIGIAQVRDVFRSSKFGAVAGCMVVEGVVKRSKPIRVLRDSVVVFEGELESLRRFKENVDEVRNGTECGIGVKAYNDVKAGDQIECFERIEVARTL; this comes from the coding sequence ATGTCGCAGCAAACCACCATCCGCAAGCTTGCCGAACTGGTCAATACGCCGGTCGATAAACTGCTGGTTCAACTGGCCGAGGCCGGAATGAAGTTCAGCGGTCCCGACCAGGTCGTGACCAGCACCGAGAAGATGAAACTGCTTGGCTTCCTGCGTCGCACGCATGGCAAGGCCGACACGCCTGCCGAAGCGGCGAGCGAAGCAGCCAAGAAAATCACGCTCAATCGGCGCAAGCTGCAGGAAGTCACTGTCAACGCCGGCCGCACCAAGACCACGGTCAATGTGGAAGTGCGGCAGAAGCGCACCTATGTGAAGTCCGAGAACGAAGGCAGCGGCCGCGCCGCGCCGATGACACCGGACGAAGAGCGCGCCGATATCCTGCGCAAGCTCGAGGAGTCGCGTCAGCGCAACCTCGAAGAGCAGCAGCGCCTGGCGGAAAGCGACCGTGTGCGCGACGAAGCGATTCAGCGCAAGCGCGAGGAAGAGCAGGCCGCCAAGGACCGTGCAGAAGCCGAGCGCAAGGCTGCCGAGGAAGCCGCTGCGGCTGCCAGTGCGCCGGCCCCGGTTGCTGACGCGCCGACGCCGTCTGCCGCGGCGCCAGCTGCACGTTCTGCTGCTTCGCCGTCGTCCGCACCGCGTGCGGCGCGCCCGGCCGGCGCATCCCCGGCCTCGCGTCCGGCAGCGCCGGCACGTGCGGACGACCGCAGCAATGCCGCCAAGCACAAGACGCGCGGCTCGCACGTCATGGTGGCTGGCGTCGAGGACGACGATGCGACCAAGCGCTTTGCCGGTCAGCTGCATCTGTCTGCAGCCGATCGTGCGCGCCGTTCCAATGTGCGTGGTAAGCCAACTGGTCGTCCGGGTTCGTCGTCGTCGCGTCGCGGCAATGACGGTGGCCGTGGTGGTAACCAGGGCAACACCGGTCCGCACGGGTTCGAGCGTCCCACCGCACCGGTGGTGCGTGAAGTGGCCATCGGCGAAACCATTACCGTGGCCGATCTGGCGCAGAAGCTTGCGCTCAAGGGCGGCGACGTGGTCAAGGCGCTGTTCAAGATGGGCGTCATGGCGACCATCACCCAGACCATCGATCACGACACTGCGGCACTGGTGACCGAAGAGCTCGGCCACAAGGCCGTGCGCGCCGACAATGCCGACTTCGAGGATGCGCTGCTGGCGCATGCCGAAGACGCGCAGGGCGAGGCCACGCCGCGTCCGCCGGTGGTGACCATCATGGGTCACGTCGATCACGGCAAGACCTCGCTGCTGGATTACATCCGCCGCACCAAGATCGCCTCCGGCGAAGCCGGCGGCATCACCCAGCACATCGGTGCCTACCACGTCGAAACCGGCCGTGGCGTCATCAGCTTCCTGGATACGCCCGGCCATGCCGCGTTTACCTCGATGCGTGCGCGTGGCGCCAAGATCACCGACATCGTGGTGCTGGTGGTTGCCGCCGATGACGGCGTGATGCCGCAGACCAAGGAAGCGGTGGCGCACGCCAGGGCGGCGGGTGTTCCGTTGATCGTGGCGGTGAACAAGATCGACAAGACCGGCGCCGATCCGTTGCGGGTCAAGAACGAGCTGCTGGCCGAAAACGTGGTGGCCGAAGAGTTCGGTGGCGATACCCAGTTCATCGAAGTCTCGGCCAAGGTCGGTACTGGCGTGGACACGCTGCTGGATGCGATTTCGCTGCAGGCCGAAGTGCTGGAACTCAAGGCAGTGGCCGAAGGCCGCGCCAGCGGTACCGTGATCGAATCGTCGCTGGACAAGGGGCGCGGCCCGGTCGCGACGGTGCTGGTGCAGCAGGGTGCGCTGAAGCGTGGCGACTACCTGGTGTGCGGCATCCAGTACGGCCGTGTGCGTGCGCTGTTCGACGAAACCGGCCACCAGCCGGCCTCGGCGGGCCCGTCGATTCCGGTGCAGGTGCTCGGCCTGTCCGGCGTGCCGGAAGCCGGCGACGACTTCGTGGTCGTCGACGACGAGCGTCTGGCCAAGGACGTGGCACAGCAGCGCGAAACCAAGCGCCGCGAGTCGCGTCTGGTCGCCTCGGCCACCAACCGCATGGAAGACATCCTGGCCCAGATGGGCAAGGGCGAAGGCCAGCAGGTGCTGAACCTGGTGATCAAGGCCGACGTGCAGGGCTCGGTGGAAGCGCTCAAGCAGTCGCTGGTGGCGTTGTCCAACGAGGACATCCGCATCAACGTGATCCACTCAGGCGTGGGCGGCATCACCGAGTCCGATGCGAATTCGGCGGCTGCTTCCAAGGCCACGATCATCGGCTTCAACGTGCGTGCGGATGCCTCGGCGCGCAAGATCGTCGAGTCCAACGGCATCGATCTGCGTTACTTCTCGATCATCTATGACGTGATCGATCAGGTGAAGCAGGTGGCCTCCGGTCTGCTCGGCGTGGAAATCCGCGAAGAGATCATCGGTATCGCGCAGGTGCGCGATGTGTTCCGCAGCTCGAAGTTCGGTGCGGTCGCTGGCTGCATGGTCGTCGAAGGCGTGGTCAAGCGCAGCAAGCCGATCCGCGTACTCCGCGACAGCGTCGTGGTGTTCGAAGGCGAGCTGGAATCGCTGCGCCGTTTCAAGGAAAACGTCGACGAAGTGCGCAACGGCACCGAGTGCGGTATCGGCGTGAAGGCGTACAACGACGTCAAGGCCGGCGACCAGATCGAGTGCTTCGAGCGTATCGAAGTGGCGCGTACGCTGTAA
- the nusA gene encoding transcription termination factor NusA, with translation MSKELLLVVDAVANEKGVPREVIFEAIEAALASAAKKRYPDQDVLTRVTIDHKDGNYETFRRWEVVADDVVMESPDRQVRLMDAIDEADGVEVGDYIEEQIENPDFGRIAAQAAKQVIVQRVREAERQQVVDAWKDRVGELITGVVKRAERGNIFVDLGGNAEAFIPKDKGIPRDVLRPGDRVRGYLAEVRSEPRGPQLFISRAAPEFMIELFKLEVPEVGQGLVEIKACARDPGDRAKIAVIAHDTRTDPIGACIGMRGSRVQAVSNELNGERVDIVLWNENPANFVINAMAPAEVQSIIVDEEKHSMDLAVAEDRLAQAIGKGGQNVRLASRLTGWQLNVMTADQVAAKSEAEQASARQLFMDRLEVDEEISAILVSEGFNTVEEIAYVPVGELLAVEGFDEDIVEELRARARDALLNAALAEEEGLEGTQPTEDLLALEGMDEETAFALAEHGVRTSEDLSDLAADEIVDFGIEGMTQERAAALILAARAEEIARLERGE, from the coding sequence ATGAGCAAGGAACTTTTGCTGGTAGTGGATGCGGTCGCCAACGAAAAGGGCGTGCCGCGCGAAGTGATCTTCGAAGCGATCGAGGCCGCGTTGGCCTCCGCAGCGAAGAAGCGCTATCCCGACCAGGACGTGCTGACCCGCGTGACCATCGATCACAAGGACGGTAACTACGAGACCTTCCGCCGCTGGGAAGTGGTGGCCGACGACGTGGTGATGGAGTCGCCGGACCGCCAGGTGCGCCTGATGGATGCCATCGACGAAGCCGATGGCGTGGAAGTGGGCGACTACATCGAAGAACAGATCGAAAACCCGGATTTCGGTCGTATCGCCGCCCAGGCTGCCAAGCAGGTGATCGTGCAGCGCGTGCGCGAGGCCGAGCGGCAGCAGGTGGTCGATGCGTGGAAGGATCGTGTCGGCGAGCTGATCACCGGTGTGGTCAAGCGCGCCGAGCGCGGCAATATCTTTGTCGATCTGGGCGGTAATGCCGAAGCCTTCATTCCCAAGGACAAGGGCATTCCGCGCGACGTGCTGCGCCCCGGCGACCGCGTGCGCGGCTACCTGGCCGAAGTGCGTTCGGAGCCGCGTGGTCCGCAGCTGTTCATCAGCCGCGCCGCGCCCGAATTCATGATCGAGCTGTTCAAGCTGGAAGTGCCGGAAGTGGGGCAGGGCCTGGTCGAGATCAAGGCCTGCGCACGCGATCCGGGCGATCGCGCCAAGATCGCGGTGATTGCGCACGACACCCGCACCGATCCGATCGGCGCCTGCATCGGCATGCGTGGTTCGCGCGTGCAGGCGGTGTCCAACGAGCTCAATGGCGAGCGCGTGGACATCGTGCTGTGGAACGAAAATCCGGCCAACTTCGTGATCAATGCGATGGCGCCTGCCGAAGTGCAGTCGATCATCGTTGACGAAGAAAAGCATTCGATGGACCTGGCCGTGGCCGAAGACCGCCTGGCCCAGGCGATCGGCAAGGGCGGCCAGAACGTGCGCCTGGCCAGCCGCCTGACCGGCTGGCAGCTCAACGTGATGACCGCCGACCAAGTGGCCGCCAAGTCCGAGGCTGAACAGGCATCGGCGCGCCAGCTGTTCATGGATCGCCTGGAAGTGGACGAGGAAATCTCCGCCATCCTGGTGTCCGAAGGCTTCAACACGGTCGAAGAAATCGCCTACGTCCCGGTTGGCGAACTGCTGGCGGTGGAAGGCTTCGACGAAGACATCGTCGAAGAACTGCGTGCCCGCGCCCGCGATGCGTTGCTCAACGCCGCGCTGGCCGAGGAAGAAGGCCTGGAAGGAACTCAGCCCACCGAGGACCTGCTGGCGCTGGAGGGGATGGACGAGGAGACGGCCTTTGCTCTGGCCGAGCACGGCGTGCGTACCAGCGAGGACTTGTCCGACCTGGCCGCGGACGAGATCGTCGACTTCGGCATCGAGGGCATGACCCAGGAGCGCGCCGCGGCGCTGATCCTGGCGGCCCGCGCCGAGGAGATCGCCCGTTTGGAGCGCGGCGAATGA
- the nuoN gene encoding NADH-quinone oxidoreductase subunit NuoN — MTTPTLAPLTTADLAPLVPELVLIGGAFALLLLDLFVSQRNKVWTHLFSVAVLAVVLALLATGTGGQGEIFSGMFVRDTAADVMKTVIVLVSGLSLVYGWTYLRERSLYQGEIPVLVLFATAGMMLLASAGSLLMVYLGLELLALCSYALVASNRDNGLATEAAMKYFVLGSLASGLLLYGMSLVYGATGTLSLAGIHDAIEGSGERTLLLTGTIFMIAGVAFKLGAAPFHMWLPDVYQGAPAPIALFISSAPKLAAFGMAYRLLEVGMGPLSPEWNLLIGGLSAVSLVIGNLMAIAQSNLKRMLAYSTVSHIGFLLMGVAGGGEEGYSAAMFYAVSYTIMSTASFGAIIALSRNGFEAENIDDFKGLNARNPWMAGLVLCIMASLAGIPPFLGFWTKLAVLGAAVRGDMLWLALVGVICAVIGAYYYLRVIKVMYFDEPVGEPLPANDDRVLGTVLGVNALALLALGVAWNPIMVWCQRAFAGLA; from the coding sequence ATGACCACGCCAACGCTCGCGCCGTTGACCACCGCTGACCTGGCTCCGCTCGTACCGGAGCTGGTGCTGATCGGCGGCGCCTTTGCCCTGCTGTTGCTCGACCTGTTCGTGAGCCAGCGGAACAAGGTCTGGACCCACCTGTTCTCCGTCGCCGTCCTGGCCGTGGTACTGGCGTTGCTGGCGACCGGAACAGGCGGGCAGGGCGAGATCTTCAGCGGCATGTTCGTGCGTGATACCGCCGCCGACGTGATGAAGACCGTCATCGTGCTCGTCAGCGGGTTGAGTCTGGTCTATGGCTGGACCTACCTTCGCGAGCGCAGTCTCTATCAGGGCGAGATCCCGGTGCTGGTGCTGTTCGCGACCGCCGGCATGATGCTGCTGGCCTCGGCCGGCAGCCTGTTGATGGTGTATCTGGGTCTGGAGTTGCTGGCGCTGTGTTCGTATGCGCTGGTTGCATCCAACCGCGACAACGGGTTGGCGACCGAAGCGGCGATGAAGTATTTCGTGCTGGGTTCGCTGGCGTCGGGTCTGCTGCTGTACGGCATGTCGCTGGTCTACGGCGCCACCGGTACCTTGAGCCTGGCCGGCATCCACGATGCCATCGAAGGCTCGGGCGAGCGCACGCTGCTGCTGACCGGCACCATCTTCATGATCGCCGGCGTGGCCTTCAAGCTGGGCGCCGCGCCGTTCCATATGTGGCTGCCCGATGTCTACCAGGGGGCGCCAGCGCCGATCGCGCTGTTCATCAGCTCGGCCCCCAAGCTGGCTGCATTCGGTATGGCGTACCGCTTGCTTGAAGTGGGCATGGGTCCGTTGTCGCCGGAGTGGAATCTGCTGATTGGCGGTCTGTCGGCAGTGTCGCTGGTGATCGGCAACCTGATGGCCATTGCGCAGAGCAACCTCAAGCGCATGTTGGCCTACTCGACGGTGTCCCACATCGGCTTCCTGCTGATGGGCGTAGCCGGTGGCGGGGAAGAGGGCTATTCGGCCGCGATGTTCTATGCGGTGAGCTACACCATCATGTCGACTGCCTCGTTCGGCGCCATCATTGCGCTGTCGCGCAATGGCTTCGAGGCCGAGAACATCGACGATTTCAAGGGCCTCAACGCGCGTAACCCTTGGATGGCCGGCCTGGTGCTGTGCATCATGGCGTCGCTGGCAGGCATTCCACCGTTCCTCGGCTTCTGGACCAAGCTGGCCGTGCTCGGTGCCGCGGTACGTGGCGACATGTTGTGGCTGGCCCTGGTCGGCGTGATCTGTGCAGTGATCGGCGCGTACTACTATCTGCGCGTCATCAAGGTGATGTACTTCGATGAGCCGGTCGGCGAGCCGCTGCCGGCCAACGACGATCGCGTGCTGGGCACCGTGCTGGGCGTCAATGCACTGGCCTTGCTTGCACTGGGCGTGGCGTGGAATCCGATCATGGTGTGGTGCCAGCGCGCGTTTGCGGGCCTGGCCTAA
- the truB gene encoding tRNA pseudouridine(55) synthase TruB gives MKPRIVYRPLHGILLLDKPAGLSSNNALQAARRLLRADKGGHTGSLDPLATGLLPLCLGEATKIAGLLLGSAKAYDAEVVLGVTTDTDDADGEPLRKRAVPALSDDAFRAALAPFIGRIQQQAPIYSALKQGGEPLYAKARRGEAIEAPVREVDVHAIELIGYQAPRLQLRVTCGSGTYIRSLARDLGEVLGCGAHIASLRRLWVEPFRSPQMLTLEALSAALESGARAEDLLLPIQAGLADFAQITLDQAHATRFRMGQRLRDPAFPVGQVAVFGPDGSPSGLGLVDVDGRLSPQRLFNGLNEPAGC, from the coding sequence TTGAAACCCCGCATCGTCTATCGCCCGCTGCACGGCATCCTGTTGCTGGATAAACCGGCCGGGCTCAGCTCCAATAATGCCTTGCAGGCCGCGCGCCGCTTGTTGCGCGCAGACAAAGGTGGCCATACCGGCAGCCTGGACCCGCTGGCCACCGGCTTGCTGCCGTTGTGCCTGGGCGAAGCCACCAAGATTGCCGGCTTGCTGCTGGGTTCGGCCAAAGCCTACGACGCCGAGGTGGTATTGGGCGTCACCACCGATACCGACGATGCCGACGGCGAGCCGCTGCGCAAGCGTGCAGTGCCGGCGTTGAGCGACGACGCATTTCGTGCGGCCTTGGCTCCATTCATCGGGCGCATCCAGCAGCAGGCTCCCATCTACTCCGCGCTCAAGCAGGGCGGTGAGCCGCTTTATGCCAAGGCACGCCGCGGCGAGGCGATCGAGGCCCCGGTACGCGAGGTCGACGTGCATGCAATCGAGTTGATCGGCTACCAGGCGCCCCGCCTGCAGTTGCGGGTGACCTGCGGCTCCGGCACCTACATCCGCAGCCTGGCGCGCGATCTGGGCGAAGTGCTCGGCTGCGGCGCGCATATCGCCTCGCTGCGCCGGCTCTGGGTCGAGCCGTTCCGGTCGCCACAGATGCTGACTCTTGAGGCGCTGAGCGCGGCATTGGAATCGGGCGCGCGGGCGGAAGATCTGCTGCTGCCGATCCAGGCCGGGCTGGCCGATTTTGCGCAGATCACGCTCGACCAGGCCCATGCGACCCGCTTCCGGATGGGGCAACGGTTGCGCGACCCGGCGTTTCCGGTCGGTCAGGTGGCCGTTTTCGGTCCGGATGGAAGCCCCTCAGGCCTTGGCCTTGTTGACGTCGACGGTCGCCTGTCGCCGCAGCGCCTGTTCAATGGACTGAACGAGCCTGCGGGTTGTTAA
- the rpsO gene encoding 30S ribosomal protein S15, whose translation MSVDTQKVIEDNKRSAQDTGSPEVQVALLTARIELLTGHFKTHKKDHHSRRGLLQMVNRRRSLLDYLKKKDNDRYKSLIEKLGLRR comes from the coding sequence ATGTCTGTCGACACCCAGAAAGTTATTGAAGACAACAAGCGCAGCGCCCAGGACACCGGTTCGCCGGAAGTGCAGGTCGCTCTGCTGACCGCACGTATCGAGCTGCTGACCGGTCACTTCAAGACCCACAAGAAGGATCACCACAGCCGTCGCGGTCTGCTGCAGATGGTCAACCGTCGCCGCAGCCTGCTCGACTACCTGAAGAAGAAGGACAACGACCGCTACAAGTCGCTGATCGAGAAGCTCGGCCTGCGCCGCTGA
- the rimP gene encoding ribosome maturation factor RimP — MSEKATEIANLLSPTVESLGLELLGVEYLPAPGGATLRLYIDVPLAEQPERVINVDDCERVSREVSAQLDVEDPISGNYTLEVSSPGVDRPLFTLEQFARHAGESAKIVLKLAQDGRRRFQGQIVRIEPAADAVVFAIDGKDVQIGFDNIDKARIVPDWVALGLAPQKPNKPGPKKPGHDKKKPSNESAAGKPRAE, encoded by the coding sequence GTGAGCGAAAAAGCGACTGAAATCGCGAATCTGCTGAGTCCAACGGTTGAGTCCCTGGGCTTGGAACTGCTGGGCGTGGAATATCTTCCCGCTCCAGGTGGCGCCACGTTGCGTCTCTACATCGATGTGCCGCTGGCCGAACAGCCCGAGCGCGTGATCAACGTCGACGACTGCGAGCGCGTGAGCCGCGAAGTGTCTGCCCAGCTCGACGTCGAAGACCCGATCAGCGGCAACTACACCCTGGAAGTGTCCTCGCCGGGTGTCGATCGCCCCTTGTTCACTCTCGAGCAGTTCGCCCGCCATGCCGGCGAGTCGGCCAAGATCGTGTTGAAGCTGGCGCAGGATGGTCGGCGCCGCTTCCAGGGCCAGATCGTGCGGATCGAGCCCGCCGCGGACGCGGTGGTGTTCGCCATCGATGGCAAGGACGTGCAGATCGGCTTCGACAACATCGACAAGGCGCGCATCGTGCCGGATTGGGTTGCGCTGGGTCTGGCACCGCAAAAACCGAATAAGCCCGGCCCGAAAAAACCCGGGCACGACAAGAAGAAACCATCCAACGAGTCGGCGGCTGGCAAGCCGCGCGCGGAGTGA
- the rbfA gene encoding 30S ribosome-binding factor RbfA, which produces MPTKSFHRTDRVSAQVRRDLGTIVHAAVRDHGLPSVSVSDVEISRDLAHAKVFVTALQQERSAEAVKGLKEIAGQLRTQLARAMKLRHVPELHFHYDDSVDRGERIDNLLRDLDDVGPEATSSDEDAEQR; this is translated from the coding sequence ATGCCAACCAAATCATTCCATCGCACCGACCGCGTTTCGGCGCAGGTGCGTCGCGACCTCGGCACGATCGTGCACGCGGCCGTGCGCGACCACGGCTTGCCGTCGGTCAGCGTTTCCGATGTCGAGATCAGCCGTGACCTGGCGCACGCCAAGGTGTTCGTCACCGCGCTGCAGCAGGAGCGGTCGGCCGAAGCGGTCAAGGGGCTCAAGGAAATCGCCGGGCAGCTGCGCACGCAGCTGGCGCGCGCCATGAAATTGCGCCACGTGCCGGAGCTGCACTTCCATTACGACGATTCGGTCGATCGCGGCGAACGCATCGACAATCTGCTGCGTGACCTGGACGACGTTGGTCCCGAGGCCACATCCAGCGATGAAGACGCCGAGCAGCGCTGA
- a CDS encoding NADH-quinone oxidoreductase subunit M produces the protein MSNWPLLSILIWLPIIGGALILALRNAETARWASLAVAVATFVLSLPLLGYDTANDAMQFIELHAWIPAYNIGYNLGVDGIAVALIVLTTLVTVLALIGAWRSIDKRVNQYVAAFLILEGVTVGIFAATDAMLFYVFFEAMLIPMFLIIGVWGGPRRIYAAMKFFLYTFLGSVLMLVGLVYLYLKGGSFQLADLYALQLTAKEQTWIFFAFLIAFAVKVPMFPVHTWLPDAHVEAPTAGSVILAAIALKIGGYGFLRFNLPIVPDASHEFAWLVITLSLIAVIYVGLVALVQDDMKKLVAYSSIAHMGFVTLGTFIAFTLVRDYGSTDAARLGLQGAMVQMISHGFVSGAMFSCIGVLYDRMHTRRIADYGGVVNVMPWFATFAMLFFMANAGLPGTSGFVGEFMVILASFQKHPLVAFAAATTLVITAAYTLWLYKRVFFGEVANAHVAELKDINGREAFVLGVFAAGVLALGLYPKPLTDLMEPSIAKLATQIAATKL, from the coding sequence GTGTCGAACTGGCCTTTACTGTCTATCTTGATCTGGCTGCCGATTATCGGTGGCGCCCTGATCCTTGCGTTGCGCAACGCCGAGACTGCCCGCTGGGCATCGCTGGCAGTGGCGGTGGCGACCTTTGTGCTGAGTCTGCCGCTGCTGGGCTACGACACGGCCAATGACGCGATGCAGTTCATCGAACTGCATGCCTGGATTCCGGCCTACAACATCGGCTACAACCTGGGCGTGGACGGCATCGCGGTCGCCTTGATCGTGCTGACCACGCTGGTGACGGTGCTGGCGTTGATCGGCGCCTGGCGTTCGATCGACAAGCGCGTCAATCAGTACGTGGCTGCGTTTCTGATTCTGGAAGGCGTCACTGTCGGTATCTTCGCTGCCACCGACGCGATGCTGTTCTACGTGTTCTTCGAAGCCATGCTGATTCCGATGTTCCTGATCATCGGCGTCTGGGGTGGCCCGCGGCGTATCTACGCGGCGATGAAGTTCTTCCTCTACACCTTCCTCGGCTCGGTGCTGATGCTGGTGGGTCTGGTCTACCTGTACCTGAAGGGTGGCAGCTTCCAGCTGGCCGACCTGTACGCGCTGCAACTGACCGCCAAGGAACAGACCTGGATCTTCTTCGCGTTCCTGATCGCCTTCGCGGTCAAGGTGCCGATGTTCCCGGTGCACACCTGGCTGCCGGACGCGCACGTGGAAGCGCCGACCGCCGGTTCGGTGATCCTGGCCGCGATCGCGCTGAAGATCGGTGGCTACGGCTTCCTGCGCTTCAACCTGCCGATCGTGCCGGATGCCAGCCATGAGTTCGCCTGGCTGGTGATTACGCTCTCGCTGATCGCGGTGATCTACGTGGGCCTGGTGGCGTTGGTCCAGGACGACATGAAGAAGCTGGTGGCCTATTCGTCCATCGCGCACATGGGTTTCGTCACCCTGGGCACCTTCATCGCCTTCACCCTGGTGCGCGACTACGGCAGCACCGATGCTGCCCGCCTGGGCCTGCAGGGCGCGATGGTGCAGATGATCTCGCACGGTTTCGTCTCCGGCGCGATGTTCTCCTGCATTGGCGTGCTGTATGACCGCATGCACACTCGTCGCATCGCCGATTACGGCGGTGTGGTCAACGTGATGCCGTGGTTCGCCACCTTCGCCATGCTGTTCTTCATGGCCAATGCCGGCTTGCCGGGTACCAGCGGTTTCGTGGGCGAGTTCATGGTGATCCTGGCCAGCTTCCAGAAACACCCGTTGGTCGCCTTTGCCGCCGCCACCACGCTGGTGATCACTGCTGCCTATACGCTGTGGCTGTACAAGCGCGTGTTCTTCGGCGAAGTGGCCAATGCGCATGTGGCTGAGCTGAAGGACATCAATGGCCGCGAGGCCTTCGTGCTGGGGGTGTTCGCCGCTGGCGTGCTGGCCCTGGGCCTGTATCCGAAGCCGCTGACCGATCTGATGGAACCGTCGATCGCCAAGCTGGCGACCCAGATTGCTGCGACCAAGCTGTAA